One Triticum dicoccoides isolate Atlit2015 ecotype Zavitan chromosome 3B, WEW_v2.0, whole genome shotgun sequence genomic window, AATGCCGGGGGCGTACCGGCGAAGCTCCGGCATCCACTGCGCAGGAACAAATTGAAGGCAGGCCGTTAGTAATCTCAATGCACCTGTTCAGAAGAGCAACACAATGTGAGTGAGTGTACCTTCTTGTGCACATTCTCATAGCTTGCTCTGCTGGTGAGGGAGAAGGAGAGGATGAAGACATCGGCTCCCCTGTAGCTCAGAGGCCTCAGCCGGCTGTAATCCTCCTGACCTGCAACCCAAGACGGACCACCATTACAGGAAGAAAAGCACCCACATCGGGGACGGGGAGTggaggaagaagagagggagaCCTGCGGTGTCCCAGAGGCCGAGGTTGACGATGCTGCCGTCCACGGAGACATTGGCGCTGAAGTTGTCGAACACGGTGGGGATGTAGTCCTGCATCCAACCCCGCATCAACAGGAGCAGCCATTTCGTCAAAATGAAACCAGATCAAGCTAGCCAGGCCAAGAAGGGAGAGGGAGAGTGGTGGTACTCAACGGTGGGGAACTTGTTGCAGGTGTAGCAGATGAGCATGCAGGTCTTGCCCACGGCGCCGTCGCCCACGGCCACGCACTTGATGAACctgctcaccgccgccgccgccgccgcccccgctcccGCTCCGCCGCTCatgtctctcctctcctctccagccACACCCAGTCAGCCACAGCCTCTCcctctctgtctctgtctctggGGTGAGTCTGGATGCTTGCTCCAGTGAAAGCACTGCTGCTACATAACATCAGTGGGTGGGTCTCCCAGAACCAGAGGACCTTTTTACTGCTACATTTGAACCCGGGCTGCCGTGCCAAGATTCTGCTTTTAATGGTAAACGAACTGCGGTGCACGTGGCCCCTAACTCTCAACGCGTCTCTGACTAATCATGATTTATTTTCAGGTTTGGATCTCCTATCCTATCCCCGTACAATCTACTCCATTCGTCCCATAATAATTACAGGTTTTGACACATTATGAGAAGGATGGAGTAGAATGCACTCACGAAAAAGATAAATGAGCCTACTTGGTGGAGGGTGGGTATAGAATGGCAGAGCCCTTCCATGTTTCGACCCATTTTGCAACTTTCCAGTCTTTGCACTTATATTTGCTTGCACGTGTGTTGTGGCATGGACTCATGGTTAGCCCTTCAAACGAGCCCTAAGAAAGATTTTAGACTTCTCCATTTCTATCGTAGTAGTAATTAGAGTCGCCTCTTGCTAAAACTACATCTGATAATGTACCTGTGGTAATCAAAATTGGTACTTGGATTCCAAGGTCTAAGATTTTTAGGTTTGAAATTTTTTGGGTTGAACATCCCCAATTCAAAGATGTTGTAAAAACAATTTGGGAGCAACAGGTTCCAGAACATGATAATGCAAAAAACATTGTTGCTAAGTTCAAAAGATTGAGAGAGGGATCAAAAAACTGGGACAGAAACATCTCTGACCTAAGCAACATCATTGATAACACCAATTCTGTGATTCTACTTTGATCCTATTGAGGAATTTAGATAGTTGACATCCGAGGAAAATAGTACCAGAGTTATCCTAAAATACCATTTGGAACAGATTTGTCTTTGCAAAAAATCCACTGGAAACAAAGAGCCACGATCATGAATATCAAATTTGGTGAGGCCAACACTAAATTTTTTCAAGCCAAAGCCACCATCAAGCATAGGAATAATCTTATCACCATTTTAAAGGATGCGCATGGGAATAAGCACAATGACCAAACCTGCTATCCTATTTGCTACTTTCAAGAACAGAATGGGCCTTTCATAGGCTATAGAGAACCCTTTGTTGCATAACTTGATTACTCCTATCAACAATTTGCAAGAACTTGAAGCCGAGTTTTCCAAAAGAGAAAGTGACGATGTGGTCAAAAAGATGCCTAGTGATAAATCACTAGGACCAGATGGATTTAATGCTGCTTTTCTCAaggcttgttgggatatcattgctCCTGATTTTTACAAACTTATTGCTGATTTTCATAAAGGCATGGTTAATATGCAATGCATCAACTACTCATTCATTACCTTGATCCCAAAAAAGAGGTTGCTAGTTCACCCGGGGATTATAGACCCATCTCATTGCTCAATTGCACTATGAAGATTATTACCAAACTCCTTGCAAATAGAATGCAAAAGGTTATACTCTCCCTTGTTCATGACGACCTGTATGGATTCCTCAACAACAGATGTATCCAAGACTGTTTTGCTTGGTTATTTGAGTACCTCCATCAGTGTCaccaattttttttgaagaaattgtgtttcttaaattggattttgagaaggcattTGATATGCTTAGCCATGATACCATTATGGAGATCTTACAAGCTAAGGGCCTAGATGGCTGAACTGGATTAAGATGATTTACAACATAAGCTACTCTTCTGCCCTTCTAAATGGCATTCCAGGCAAACAATTCCTCTGCAAAAAGGTGTTAGAAAAGGAGACCCACTCTCACCACTTGTATTTGTCCTTGTTGTTGATCTTCTTCAATCAATGTTCAATGAAGGAATGCACAGTAATATGATTGGAAGTACTCTGCAACATGCAACTTGCCTTGATTATCCTGTGATCCAGTATGCCGATGACACAATTCTTGTCATCCCGGCCAGGGAAATTCAGCTTTCTCATATTAAGAAATTACTCCCGCATTATGCTACATATACTAGTTTAAAGGTGAATTATTCCAAGTCAATCATGATCTTAATCAGCACTCCTGACAGCAAAATGCAAATATTGTCTGATCTCTTGGGATGCTAAATTAGAAACCTCCCCATCACCTACTTAGGCATGCCACTCTGTTTCTCTAAGCTCAAAACTCAAGACTTTGTGCCTATGCTCACTAGAATTGAGAAAAGATTATTGAGTTGCTCCACACTTCTGTCATATGGAGACAAACTCACATCGGTGAAATCAGTATTTGCAAGCATGCCCATATTCTTCATGAGCATCTTGTGTAAAATCGAGAAGGTGGAGCATAGAGGGGGGTAAATAGACACTTAACAAGGCAAAGGTGCAATTATTAGTTTTCTTGATAATTAGGCAGATTTTAGCACTAGTTAAGTTGCATCCAATACTTCCTACACATGCATATCTAGAGATAAGGCAGCGAAATGATAACAACATGCAAGTGCAAGAAAGTAAAGGTAGTAGAGATAGGAAGATCAAACACAATGAAGACACAgatatttttggtgtggttccggtaggtggtgatatcgtaaatccatgttgatggagactacaACCCCCAGAGGGtaaggctgcgcgagtccatggagggctccacccatgaagggtgcacgaagaaacaaccttgtatattccaccatggcttacgcccacgaaggactagcctcacaTGGAGTAGATATTtaggaagtaggcgatctccttgcctttacaaactccttggttcaactccacatgattttgaaggctcccaagtgacacctaaccaatctaggagacaccactcaatcactctctcacatatttggcttGGGGTAGAAGaaggattggagtggaaagcaacttggggaggctAGAAATCAATGTTaaaatggttggattggaatgcctTGATCTCaaaacaagtgtaggtggttctctctcagaaaatggatatgGGAAGTGTAGTTTTGTACTGGTTTCTCTCTCTAAGAGTGagtggtggtggaggggtatatatagccatcaCCAAAGATCGAGCCGTTACAAAATTTATACACAACTCGGTGACACCAAAAGTAAATTTTGGTGGGACTGAACAATGCAAAAGATTCGAACGTTAGATGTTTCGCTGAGACCGATATGTGATGGCCTAAGCAGATTCCTCATCTCGGTAATTCCAATTGGTTCATCTCAGTGATTCTGTAATGAAGTCGAGTGGGTACAGAAACTTGGTCACTCCACTTTGGTGGGACCGAATGCCATCTCGGTTATATCGAGTTTCTAGGGTTTGACTTATGGCACAGTCTTGAGCATCTCTGTGGGACCGAGTTTGGACTTAGGGTTTTGGATAGTTGGGAatgtgggaaagtggttgagggttttggagcaatatcttcaAGTACTTTGAGCAAATGACTCATGATTaaaacctcatcccctttttaatagtattggctttcctatggactcaatgtgatctttgatcacttaaccaaaaatatAGAGTCTTAAAGCTTTTTACAATGTGTTTCCTTAGCATTCCAAGGGATCCTCAATCACATGTCCTTGCCATGCCAATATTGAACTTTCgtcaaatatactagatgaaagtgTTAGTCCAATAACATGTATGTTGAGAATTACCCAAACCACCAAGGGAGCAAATGTGCTTTCAATcctccctttttggtaattgatgacaacatacatcaaagctttaagtAAGGGTATATTAATTAATACGTGAAAGTTTTGAGAGACATGTAACATACATAAACTCCCCCTACAAGTGTGCAGTCTTTTAAAGAGTAACtgtttttggaatgcaaatgcacaacagGGATGATACCTGGTGTGTTGCATGCATCTTAGCTATATGCACCAGAGCAAAGACGTGAatgaagcatattcatgttcatgaatctctcttgcaaacaatatgtccaAGAAgcgagagatcatcatgcacatgattatgatgcatatacttaccttgaggTGCTTGATCATTTTTAACCGAAGAAATAAGTTTGAGAAAACAAGGTAAGATAACCTATgtcggaaaaggcagtgcctaggaggcgcttaggcacgcctaggagctaggcaatggccaaacgccttgcCTAGGGCATAAGCAAAAGTCTAGGCAGGCAAGTAAGAAATTGTCTGCCCAAGCGAGAAAGCATGCCATATTGCACTGACATGCCAAAAGGGCCATATTCCAATCATAGTAGCTGATAGTTAACATACTTATATGCCCTGAATTAATAAAATACACATATAATAACCACATATATAGCTTGACAGTAAAAATTATATAACCGCCTAGGCTGTGCCTAGGGCGCttaagcaccgcctaggcactaggcgaaggccaaccgctcgcTGACGCCTAACGCTTTTTCCAACCGACACAAGAGAATTTTTTCAGGAGGAAATGGaagaacatcaagagtaccaagattgggatgacatgtaaagGAGATAGTATTACTAAGTAAATACTTCCTTTAGTGCAGACATGTCCCTAGGAAGTCGAATAAATATTTGCAATAGAATTCAAGGATTATTCTACCCTAGACTTTGAACTTCCTCTCCCCCTGAATCTATGATGGTTGATATTGGGAGAAGGTAGTGTGAGACTATAGGATCaaaaaataaaaacttatccttttgccAATTTTAGTTGTAGGCAAGTTTTAGCAATTCTACCAAATCAAGCAataccctacacatgcaagtctaagagttgaGCAGCGCAAAGTAAAGACTTGCATATGAACGTAAACGTGGGATTGAAGAAAACAAACACAATGAAGACACGGTGTTTtttgacgtggttccgataggtggtgctatcgtacgtccacattgatggatacttcaacccacgaagggtaatggctgcgcgagtccacagagggctccacccacaaagggtccacaaagaagcaaccttgtctatttcgtcatggcttacatccatgaaggactagcctcactcggagtagatcttcatgaagtaggcgatctcctcgcccttacaaactccttggttgaactccacaagatctcggaggctcccaagtgacacctaaccaatctaggagacaccattcttcaaaaggtaatagatggtgttgtTTATGATGACCTCCTTGCTTTTGTGCTTCAAAAgacagtctcctcaacactcaatcacTCTCACATATTTGGTTTTGGTAGGAGaaggattggagtggaaagcaacttgggaaggctagaaatcaaggttcaaatggctgGATTGGAAtgccttgatctcaacacatgagtaggtggttctctatcaaaaaatgaatggtggaagtgtagtttcgttctgatggctctcttagagagaagatgagggtggaggggtatttatagccttcaCCCAAAATCCAACCGTCACACACTTTTGACTCAACTTGGTGACACAGATccaaaaactcggtgagaccgacccgTCTAAAGATATGAATGTTgggcttttcggtgagaccgaactggcactacaaaaaaagacacatccgtgactttttgggccaaacgaatttttttctgtcatacttatgacacttgtatgacgataattgtgacaaaacacggtatcatcatagatgaggtgggctcctacttctatgaaaaaaaatcatgatagaaaatgggcttttcatcctgggcgggccggagacacagctgcatgacattcattgggccgtccatgatggaaaaaaccgtggtagaagcaagggcgaggaaaatatcggggagttcctggtttacggtgggtggtcgggggccgagtgatgcacgtttctctcaaaccgtacgcgcgtgggtgtgaggcgttgggctctaactgaacccgagcgaggcgtcgcctaacttaacctgagcgattgcactgcaggctacgtgttactaaacccgagcaatcgagtgattcctttgctactgctgctaactgaagccgatcgatgaatagtgagcgttgctgtggggtttggatgaacagtgagcattgcagctgggggtttggatgaacagtgagcgttgcttgggggtttggatgaacagttcccagtgggggtggatgaacaggaccccgtggttgcctctggatgaacatgacccgatCGATCGATCCggttagggctggatgaacaggaccccgtggagggctggatgaacaggacgaccccgtgaagggctgggtgaacagtagacgatggagggctggatgaacagtagcctgtggaggggtggttgcacaggagcccgtggagagggctggttgaacagtagccagtggagtagcgcgcggtggaggctggatgaacaggagcccgtggatgaacaatcgcaggtggaggttggaggaggtcgacggtggatgaacagtagccctgtggaggctggaggaggtcaacggtggagatgaacagtgtctcgtggagtcccgttttgcggtatgccacacccctcccgatgaacaggacacccgtttcgaccgtagcgctccaacacaagtccgtttcctctgttttg contains:
- the LOC119281152 gene encoding rac-like GTP-binding protein 1, coding for MSGGAGAGAAAAAAVSRFIKCVAVGDGAVGKTCMLICYTCNKFPTDYIPTVFDNFSANVSVDGSIVNLGLWDTAGQEDYSRLRPLSYRGADVFILSFSLTSRASYENVHKKWMPELRRYAPGIPVLLVGTKLDLREDRAYLADHAADSIITTEQGEELRRQIGAVAYIECSSKTQRNIKAVFDTAIKAVLQPQRHKEVAKKEIRTRSSRSVRRYFCGSVCLA